The window AGTCATGACCACGCACCGGCCACGCATCGTGGACCTCAGTGAGACCCAGCCCAACCGCAGGCGCGGAGGCGATCTGCGCGCCATGCTCACGCCGACAGCGGTGGGCGCCACCAGCGGCTTCATGGGGCTGGCCATCGTGCAGCCCGGCGACCGCATCGGAGAGCACTACCACCCGTACTCCGAGGAGTTCGTGTACGTCGTGAACGGTCTTCTGGAGGTGGACCTGGACGGTGAACCGCATGCCCTGCGGCCCGACCAGGGTCTGCTGATCCCTCCGTACGTACGCCACCGCTTCCGCAACGTGGGCGATGTGGAAGCGCGCATGGTCTTCCATCTCGGCCCGCTCGCCCCACGCCCGGAGCTCGGCCACGTCGACACCGAGCACACGGAGACGGCGGACCGGGCCGCGCCGCCAGAACGAGCCGAGGCCGCTTCATGACGCGGCGCGTGGCGGTCACCGGGGTCGGCGTCGTCGCCCCGGGCGGAATCGGCGCGCCGGCCTTCTGGGACCTCCTCGCGAACGGGCGGACCGCGACACGGGGCATCACCCTCTTCGACCCGGCCGGGTTCCGCTCCCGGATCGCCGCCGAGTGCGACTTCGACCCGGCGGAGCACGGTCTCGGCGAGGAGGAGATCGCCCGCTCGGACCGGTACGTCCAGTTCGCGCTGGTCGCCGCCCGGGAAGCCCTCGGCGACGCGAGTCTCGACCTGGAGAAGGTGGATCCCTGGCGGATCGGCGTCTCGCTCGGCACGGCAGTCGGTGGCACCACCCGACTGGAGCACGACTACGTCGCCGTCAGCGGCAGCGGCGCCCGCTGGGACGTCGACCACCGCCCGGCGGGCCGGCACCTGGAGCGGGCCTTCTCGCCCAGCTCCCTCGCCTCGGCGGTGGCCGAGGAGGTCGGCGCGCACGGCCCGGTGCAGACCGTTTCGACGGGCTGCACCTCCGGCCTCGACGCGATCGGGTACGCCTTCCAGTCCATCGAGGAGGGCCGCGTCGACGTGTGCATCGCCGGCGCGTCCGACTCGCCGATCACCCCCATCACGGTGGCCTGCTTCGACGCGATCAAGGCGACCTCGGCGAACAACAGCGACCCGGAGCACGCCTCCCGGCCGTTCGACGCCAGCCGGGACGGCTTCGTCATGGGCGAGGGCGGAGCCGTGCTCGTCCTGGAGGAGCTGGAACACGCCCGCGCCCGCGGCGCGACCGTGTACTGCGAGATCGCCGGCTACTCCACCTTCGGCAACGCCTACCACATGACCGGGCTGACCCCCGAGGGACTGGAGATGGCCGAGGCCATCAACCAGGCCCTCGGCCACGCCCGTATCGACGGTTCGGAGATCGACTACGTCAACGCGCACGGCTCCGGCACCAAGCAGAACGACCGGCACGAGACGGCCGCGGTGAAACGAGCCCTGGGCGCACACGCCTATGACGTGCCCATGAGCTCCATCAAGTCCATGGTCGGTCACTCACTCGGAGCCATCGGTGCCATCGAGATCGCCGCCTGCGTCCTTGCGTTGGTCAACCAGACAGTGCCGCCGACGGCGAACTACGAGACCCCTGACCCCGAATGCGACCTCGACTACGTGCCGCGTACCGCACGTCCCATGAAGCTGCGCAGCGTGCTGTCGGTCGGCAGCGGCTTCGGGGGTTTCCAGTCCGCGGTGGCCCTGACCAGAACAGGCGGGAGGACACGATGAACGTCCGAGAGGCCCGGCGCACCGTCGTCACGGGTATTGGTGTCGTCGCCCCCAACGGCACGACCACGGAATCGTTCTGGAAGATGACGCTGGAAGGGATAAACGTCCTCGACCGCGTCACCCGCGAAGGCTGCGAACATCTGCCTCTGCGGGTCGCCGGTGAAGTCCGGGGTTTCGACCCGGTGGCGCTGGTGGAAGAACGTTACCTCGTACAGACCGACCGGTTCACGCACTTCGCGATGGCCGCGGCGGATCTCGCGCTCGACGACGCCCGGCTCGGCCGGGCCGACTACGAGAAGGCCCCGTTCGGCGTGGGGGTGGTGACCGCCGCCGGGTCGGGCGGCGGCGAGTTCGGCCAGCGCGAACTGCAACGGCTGTGGGGTCAGGGGTCCAAGTACGTCGGCCCCTACCAGTCCATCGCCTGGTTCTACGCCGCCAGCACCGGCCAGATCTCCATCCGGGGCGGTTTCAAGGGACCGTGTGCCGTCGTCGCCAGCGACGAGGCGGGCGGCCTGGACGCGCTGGCGCACGCCGCCCGGACCATCCGCCGCGGCGCCGACGCGGTGGTCGTCGGCGCGGCGGAGGCTCCCCTGGCCCCGTACTCGGTCGTCTGCCAGCTCGGGTACGAGGACCTGAGTGTCTGCGACGACCCCGCACGGGCGTACCTCCCCTTCACTGCCGACGCCTGCGGCTTCGTGCCGGCCGAGGGCGGCGCCATGCTCGTGGTCGAGGAAGAGGGAGCGGTGCTGCGCCGTGGGGCCAAGGTCCGGGCCGAACTGGCGGGCCACGCGGCGACGTTCACCGGGGCGTCCCGGTGGGCGGAGTCCAGGGAGGGCCTGTCCCGGGCGATCAGCGGTGCGCTCCGGGAGGCCGACTGCGCGCCGGAGGAGATCGACGTGATCTTCGCGGACGCGCTCGGAGTACCCGCGGCGGACCGCGCCGAGGCGCTGGCCATCGCCGACGCGCTCGGCGCGCACGGCAGGCGCGTACCGGTCACGGCGCCCAAGAGCGGGATCGGCAGGGCCTACTGCGGAGCGCCGGTACTGGACGTGGCTGCCGCAGTGCTGGCCATGGAGGACGGTCTGATACCGCCCACCCCCAATGTGGTCGACGTGTGCCACGACCTCGACGTGGTCACCGGCCGGGCGCGCCCCGCCGAGCTGCGGACGGCGCTCGTGCTGAGCCGCGGCCTCATGGGTTCGAACGCGGCGATTGTGCTGCGGCACCCCACCGACACCCACGCGTGAGAAGGAGAACCCCCTCATGACCAATCCACTGACGTACCAGGAGCTGGCCGCGCTGATGAAGAAGGGCGCGGGAGTCACCGTCGACCCGACCGAGATGGAGAGCCGGCCCGCGTCCGGCTTCGACGAGTTCGGCCTGGACTCGCTCGGCCTCCTCGGCATCGTGGGTGTGCTGGAGAACCGGCACGGCCAGGCGCTCCCCGCCGACGCGGACCGCTGCAAGACCCCCCGTGAATTCCTCGACCTGGTCAACAACAACCTCGTGACAGGAGCCTGAAGTGTCCGGACACACCGAGAACGAGATCACCATCGCCGCCCCCCTGGACCTCGTCTGGGACGTGACGAACGACCTTGAGAACTGGCCGCGACTGTTCAGCGAGTACGCGTCCGTCGAGGTCCTCGAGCGGGACGGCGAGAGGACGAAGTTCAGGCTGACCATGCACCCCGACGAGAACGACAAGGTCTGGAGCTGGGTCTCCGAGCGCACCATCGACCGCGCCGCGCGTACGGTCGTCGCCCGCCGGGTCGAGCCCGGCCCCTTCCAGCACATGAACATCCGCTGGGTGTACTCGGAGGCCCCCGGCGGCACCAAGCTGCACTGGCAGCAGGACTTCGCGATGCGGCCCGACGCACCCGTCGACGACGCGTGGATGACCGACAACATCAACCGCAACTCCCGCGTCCAGATGGAACTCATCCGGGACAAGATCGAGCAGCGCGACCGTGAGCGGCGCACCGCCCCGGTCAGCGCCCGCTGACGCTCCGCCCGTCCACCCCGCCGCCCGGCGGGTACCAGAAAGGCATCCTCTCGATGCACCATGCTCTGATCGTCGCCCGTATGGCGCCGGATTCGGCGCCGGACATCGCCGAACTGTTCGCCGCCTCGGACGGCAGTGAACTGCCGCACCTCGTCGGCGTGAGCCGGCGCAAGCTGTTCCAGTTCGGTGACGTGTATCTGCATCTGATCGAGTCCGACCGCCCGCCCGGCCCGGAGATCGCCAAGGTGCACCAGCACCCGGAGTTCAAGGATCTCAGCGACAAGTTGACCGCCTTCATCAGCCCGTACGACCCGAAGACCTGGCGTGGTCCGAAGGACGCGATGGCGCACGAGTTCTACCGGTGGGAGCGGGACTCCACCGCCTGAGCAGGAATGAGCGATTGCCCCGGGTCCGGCTCGAGAGCCGGACCCGGGGCGATTCCACGGCCCGAAGCCTCCACGGTCCGAGGAGCGAACGGGTCAAGCGGGGACGACGCATTCGAATGCGTGCAGATACGCATTGACCGGACTGATGTCGCCGATGATCAGGCCGGCCTCCGCCATCCGGCTCATCAGACTCTCCCTGGTGTGCTTCGCTCCGCCGACATTGAGGAGCAGCAGCAGATCCATGGCCGTGGTGAACCGCATCGACGGCGTGTCGTCGACCAGGTTCTCGATGATCACGACCCGGGCACCCGGGCGGGCGGCCGTCATCACATTGCGCAGCGTCCTGCGGGTGCTTTCGTCGTCCCATTCCAGGATGTTCTTGATGATGTAGAGGTCGGCCTGGACGGGGATCTCCTCGCGGCAGTCCCCGGCGACGATGCGGGTCCGTCCGGCGAGCGGACCGCCGTCCCGAAGCCGTGCGTCGGCCCGCGCCACCACGCCCGGCAGATCCATCAGAGTGCCGCGGACGGACGGGTGCTTCTCCAGCAGGCTGGCGAGCACGTGTCCCTGACCGCCGCCGATGTCGGCGATCTCGGACACCTCGGCGAGGTCGAGGAGTTCGGCGACTTCCAGCGCGGACTGCATGCTGGAGGTGGTCATGGCCCGGTCGAAGACCTGGGCCGACTCGTGCGCGTCCTGGTGCAGGTAGTCGAAGAACCCCTTTCCGAACACCTCGGGGAAGACGCTCGAGCCGGTGCGCACCGCGTCGTCCAGGCGGGGCCAGACCTCCCAGGTCCAGGGCTCGGTGCACCACAGGGAGATGTACCGCAGGCTGTTCGGGTCGTCCTCGCGCAACAGCCGGGACATGTCGGTGTGGACGAATTTGCCGTCCTCGGTCTCGGCGAAGATCCCGTAGCAGGACAGGGCGCGCAGCAGACGCTTCAGCGGCATCGGCTCGACGCTCAGCTCCGCCGCGAGCTCCTCCGCGCCGGCGGGAGTCTCTCCGAGCGCGTCGGCGACGCCCAGCCGGGCCGCCGCACGCACGGCGGCTGCGCAGGCTGCGCCGAAGACGATCTCGCGCAGCCGCATCCCGGGATGCGGGGTGAGGGGGGTGATGGGGGTGGTGGGGGTGGTGCTCACGGTGGTCATACCGTCTCGCTTCTCCTCGTGCGGGGGGACATGGGTCAGCACATTCCGGCCGGTGCGGATGTCGCGCATACGTTGCGGGCGAAGCTGTTGCGCTGTGTGGTTTCCTGGTTGGTCAGGTCCGCGGGCCGGTTGCCCGTCGCCCGGTTGTCGCTGATGGTGTTGCCGGTGTTGTGAGCGCCCACGAAGCTCTTGAACAGCACGATCCCGCCGGAGAGCGGTGTGGCGCCCACGTTGTTCTCGACGGTGTTCTTGCGCACATCGGTGTCCACGGTGCCGGTGAGGATGATCCCGGACCCTTGGATTGCGGGCAGTCGCTCGGTCTTGGCGCAGTACTTGTTGTTCTTGGTGACCCGGTTGTCGTGGATGGACATCGCCCCGGCCTGCGGCTTGCCCTCGTCTCCCACGACGAAGACACCGCTGCAGTTGCCGGTGAAGGTGTTGTTGTGGATCGAGAGGTTGCGGACCCGGCGGACGGTGAGGCCGATCCGGTTGTCCGTCATCGTGTTGCCCTGGACCGTGGTGCCACGGGTGTCGGTTGCGCCACCCTCCTCGTCCACGGTGTTCGCGACGAAGATGCCGGCGTCGGCGTTGGAGCGGGTGGTGTTGTCCCGGATGTCGGAGCGGGTGGACCGCTCCTGGGCGATGCCCCAGATGCCGTTGGACCGGGACGTCACCTGCCGGACCGACAGCCCGTCGGTCCAGGAGGCCCAGACTCCGTTCTTCTTGAATCCGGAGACGGTCAGCGAGCGGATGCGCACACCGTCGACAGGATGTTTTTTCGTGCCCTGGACGCAGATGCCGTTTCCGGCCTTTGCGCAGGCGTTGGCTGCCTTGACCCCGGTCGTGGGTGGCATGAGCACGGTCCCGGCCGTGGCGCCCCGCAGGGTCAGGTGCGCCTTCTTGATCAGGACACTCTCGTGATACGTGCCGGGCCGGATGTCGATGGTGTCACCCGACCGGGAGGCATCCACCGCGGCCTGGATCGACTGGCCCGGACGCACCACGCGCACGACTGGGGAATCCACGGAACGGGAGGCAGCCGCGGTGCAGGCCGGCACAGCGGCGCCCACGGCGGTGGCCGCCACGGCGAGGCACAAGAGCTGTTTGGTGTGACGTTTCTCCATGAGCCGAAACTATGGGCGAACACCCCTCGATGCCACGCAGGGTGAGCGGTTGGACACATCACGTGCCCGAATGGCTTACGTCGGAACAGCCGCTGCGCACAAGTGGTGGACGCGCGGCGGCGCACTCGGGTGAGATTGCAGGCTCGGTGCCGGTCCTCGCACCCGGGTCGGGCCCGGGATCAAGCACAGGCGTTCAGACCTGCGGTCCACGGCCGGGCGCGACGATCGAGCGGGCCCACCGGTAGTCGGCCTTGCCGCTGGGCGAGCGCTGGATCCGCGGGGCGATCACCAGCTGCCGGGGGATCTTGTATCCGGCGAGACGGGTCCGGCAGTGCGCCTGGACCTCGTCGAGCGAGGGTTCGGCCGCTCCCTCCCGCAGTTGCACCACCGCCGCGACGTGGTTTCCCCACCGTTCGTCGGGCACCCCGGCGACCAGCGCGTCGTACACGTCCGGATGGGACTTGAGCGCCTGTTCGACCTCCTCCGGGTACACCTTCTCGCCCCCGGTGTTGATGCACTGCGAGCCGCGGCCGAGGACCGTGACGATGCCCTCCGCGTCGACGGTGGCCATGTCGCCGAGCAGCACCCATCGCTCCCCGCCCCTGCGGAAGAACGTCTCCGCGGTCTTGCGCGGGTCGTTGTAGTAGCCGAGCGGTACGTGGCCGCGCTGGGCGATCCGGCCCGGCTCGCCCGGCGCCACCGGTTCGTACGTCGTCGGGTCGACGACCGCCGTACGGGAGTTGACCTGGATGCGGAACCCGTTCTCCGGCCCCGAGTCGGCCGTTGCGGTGCCGTTGAAGCCGGACTCCGACGAGCCGAAGTTGTTGAGCAGCATCACGGTGGGCACCAGCGACTGGAACTCCGCGCGCACCGAGTCGGACATGATCGCGCCCGAGCTGGAGACGGAGAACAGAGACGAGCAGTCGGTGCCCTTCAGTGGCCCCCGCAGCGCGTCGATCAGCGGCCGCAGCATCGCGTCACCAACCAGCGACACACTGGTGACCTTCTCCTTCTCGATCGTACGGAGCACCTCCTCGGGCACGAACTTGCGGTGGACGACGACCCGCTGACCGAAGTTGAACCCGATGAACGCGGTCAGCGTCGAAGTTCCGTGCATCAGTGGGGGAGTGGGGAAGAAGGTGATGCCGTCGCCGCCCGCGGCGACCCGCTCGGCCAGCTCCTGCGGGGTCTTCACCGGGTCGCCGGTCGGCGCGCCGCCGCCGAGACCGGAGAAGAAGAGGTCCTCCTGGCGCCACATCACGCCCTTGGGCAAGCCCGTGGTGCCACCGGTGTAGATGATGAACTGGTCGTCGGCCGATCGGGGCGCGAAACCGCCCTCGGGATCCCCGTCCGCCTCGGCGTCGGCGAACGCCACGGCATCCGGACCCGGGGCGCCCGCCGCCGGCGTACCGACCCGTACGAGATGGCGGAGCTTTTGTGCTCTCGGTGCGGCGGCCGCGACCCGCTCGTCGAACTCGGCGTCGAAGACCAGGGCCGCCAGATCCGCGTCCCGATAGAGGTAGACCAACTCGTCTTCCACATACCGGTAGTTGACGTTCACCGGGACGATGCGCGCCTTGAGGCAGGCCAGTACGGTCTGGAGGTACTCGATGCCGTTGTAGAGGTGGAGCCCGAGGTGCTCGCCGGGGGTCAGACCGGCGTCGATCAGATGGTGGGCGATCCGGTTGGCGGCTCCGTCCAGCTCCGCATAGGTGAGCCGCCGCTCGGCACCCGTACCGGGATGGTCGAGATACACGAGCGCCTCACGATCCGGGACCGCGTCGACGACCGACTCGAACAGGTCGGCAAGGTTGTACTCCACCGTTCCTCCTGACCCCGGATGCTGAGTGGTCCGGCGGTCATTAGAGCGCCGACCGGCACAACTGGGAAGGGGCGCCACCGAAGAAATCTGACTGACTGTCAGAAAACTATTGAACTGGGCCCCCACCTACTGCAACCTGTTCTAGATCTGGAGACGGGAGGC is drawn from Streptomyces sp. NBC_01717 and contains these coding sequences:
- a CDS encoding cupin domain-containing protein, translating into MTTHRPRIVDLSETQPNRRRGGDLRAMLTPTAVGATSGFMGLAIVQPGDRIGEHYHPYSEEFVYVVNGLLEVDLDGEPHALRPDQGLLIPPYVRHRFRNVGDVEARMVFHLGPLAPRPELGHVDTEHTETADRAAPPERAEAAS
- a CDS encoding beta-ketoacyl-[acyl-carrier-protein] synthase family protein, whose translation is MTRRVAVTGVGVVAPGGIGAPAFWDLLANGRTATRGITLFDPAGFRSRIAAECDFDPAEHGLGEEEIARSDRYVQFALVAAREALGDASLDLEKVDPWRIGVSLGTAVGGTTRLEHDYVAVSGSGARWDVDHRPAGRHLERAFSPSSLASAVAEEVGAHGPVQTVSTGCTSGLDAIGYAFQSIEEGRVDVCIAGASDSPITPITVACFDAIKATSANNSDPEHASRPFDASRDGFVMGEGGAVLVLEELEHARARGATVYCEIAGYSTFGNAYHMTGLTPEGLEMAEAINQALGHARIDGSEIDYVNAHGSGTKQNDRHETAAVKRALGAHAYDVPMSSIKSMVGHSLGAIGAIEIAACVLALVNQTVPPTANYETPDPECDLDYVPRTARPMKLRSVLSVGSGFGGFQSAVALTRTGGRTR
- a CDS encoding ketosynthase chain-length factor, with product MNVREARRTVVTGIGVVAPNGTTTESFWKMTLEGINVLDRVTREGCEHLPLRVAGEVRGFDPVALVEERYLVQTDRFTHFAMAAADLALDDARLGRADYEKAPFGVGVVTAAGSGGGEFGQRELQRLWGQGSKYVGPYQSIAWFYAASTGQISIRGGFKGPCAVVASDEAGGLDALAHAARTIRRGADAVVVGAAEAPLAPYSVVCQLGYEDLSVCDDPARAYLPFTADACGFVPAEGGAMLVVEEEGAVLRRGAKVRAELAGHAATFTGASRWAESREGLSRAISGALREADCAPEEIDVIFADALGVPAADRAEALAIADALGAHGRRVPVTAPKSGIGRAYCGAPVLDVAAAVLAMEDGLIPPTPNVVDVCHDLDVVTGRARPAELRTALVLSRGLMGSNAAIVLRHPTDTHA
- a CDS encoding acyl carrier protein; the protein is MTNPLTYQELAALMKKGAGVTVDPTEMESRPASGFDEFGLDSLGLLGIVGVLENRHGQALPADADRCKTPREFLDLVNNNLVTGA
- a CDS encoding SRPBCC family protein, whose amino-acid sequence is MSGHTENEITIAAPLDLVWDVTNDLENWPRLFSEYASVEVLERDGERTKFRLTMHPDENDKVWSWVSERTIDRAARTVVARRVEPGPFQHMNIRWVYSEAPGGTKLHWQQDFAMRPDAPVDDAWMTDNINRNSRVQMELIRDKIEQRDRERRTAPVSAR
- a CDS encoding TcmI family type II polyketide cyclase encodes the protein MHHALIVARMAPDSAPDIAELFAASDGSELPHLVGVSRRKLFQFGDVYLHLIESDRPPGPEIAKVHQHPEFKDLSDKLTAFISPYDPKTWRGPKDAMAHEFYRWERDSTA
- a CDS encoding methyltransferase translates to MTTVSTTPTTPITPLTPHPGMRLREIVFGAACAAAVRAAARLGVADALGETPAGAEELAAELSVEPMPLKRLLRALSCYGIFAETEDGKFVHTDMSRLLREDDPNSLRYISLWCTEPWTWEVWPRLDDAVRTGSSVFPEVFGKGFFDYLHQDAHESAQVFDRAMTTSSMQSALEVAELLDLAEVSEIADIGGGQGHVLASLLEKHPSVRGTLMDLPGVVARADARLRDGGPLAGRTRIVAGDCREEIPVQADLYIIKNILEWDDESTRRTLRNVMTAARPGARVVIIENLVDDTPSMRFTTAMDLLLLLNVGGAKHTRESLMSRMAEAGLIIGDISPVNAYLHAFECVVPA
- a CDS encoding right-handed parallel beta-helix repeat-containing protein, with the protein product MEKRHTKQLLCLAVAATAVGAAVPACTAAASRSVDSPVVRVVRPGQSIQAAVDASRSGDTIDIRPGTYHESVLIKKAHLTLRGATAGTVLMPPTTGVKAANACAKAGNGICVQGTKKHPVDGVRIRSLTVSGFKKNGVWASWTDGLSVRQVTSRSNGIWGIAQERSTRSDIRDNTTRSNADAGIFVANTVDEEGGATDTRGTTVQGNTMTDNRIGLTVRRVRNLSIHNNTFTGNCSGVFVVGDEGKPQAGAMSIHDNRVTKNNKYCAKTERLPAIQGSGIILTGTVDTDVRKNTVENNVGATPLSGGIVLFKSFVGAHNTGNTISDNRATGNRPADLTNQETTQRNSFARNVCATSAPAGMC
- a CDS encoding acyl-CoA synthetase, which translates into the protein MEYNLADLFESVVDAVPDREALVYLDHPGTGAERRLTYAELDGAANRIAHHLIDAGLTPGEHLGLHLYNGIEYLQTVLACLKARIVPVNVNYRYVEDELVYLYRDADLAALVFDAEFDERVAAAAPRAQKLRHLVRVGTPAAGAPGPDAVAFADAEADGDPEGGFAPRSADDQFIIYTGGTTGLPKGVMWRQEDLFFSGLGGGAPTGDPVKTPQELAERVAAGGDGITFFPTPPLMHGTSTLTAFIGFNFGQRVVVHRKFVPEEVLRTIEKEKVTSVSLVGDAMLRPLIDALRGPLKGTDCSSLFSVSSSGAIMSDSVRAEFQSLVPTVMLLNNFGSSESGFNGTATADSGPENGFRIQVNSRTAVVDPTTYEPVAPGEPGRIAQRGHVPLGYYNDPRKTAETFFRRGGERWVLLGDMATVDAEGIVTVLGRGSQCINTGGEKVYPEEVEQALKSHPDVYDALVAGVPDERWGNHVAAVVQLREGAAEPSLDEVQAHCRTRLAGYKIPRQLVIAPRIQRSPSGKADYRWARSIVAPGRGPQV